Proteins encoded within one genomic window of Leptospira stimsonii:
- a CDS encoding ATP-dependent helicase, with protein MKLNPEQEKAVRHVDGPILIFAGAGSGKTRVISNRIAHLIENAGVSAGKIVALSFTNKSAREMEERVRKMIPRQKLKGIVLSTFHSLGLNILKKHIGLIGYKHPFLLLNQNDQEGFVTTLLIANKVELKKTKVSEILGKISRIKNSGPSYREYLDSSLVESDQIANLIFDSYQTSLKEQNSLDFDDLILLPGVLLKEFPEVREEYHKKFQYFMVDEFQDTNQTQYVFLRALMGENRNLCVVGDDDQSIYAFRGSDLSLILNFEQDFPESNVVRLLENYRSTQVIIRGANSLIKNNLSRRSKELFSSIPGGRKIRYIERMDEKDEAAYVVDCIREEIIKDARVGSQIAILFRTNFQTRPFEEELRSRSIPYKLIGGYNFFDRKEVRDMISYIRLIANTRDDASLLRVLNYPKRGIGPGSISLIHEKAGHMKESLYEILFRVCESPDFIPGLQKKIQSEIYNFVNLIERTKKKFATMPKMYLAFREFIQEVGIEKEILLEEKDEKIAKARTFNLSELVNMMSYFEENHDSPEKPTLFDFINRLNLLMEDETPSDDDKEDNRVQLLTIHQSKGLEFDSVYVPGLEEGILPNSRVLTEESSVDEERRLLYVAMTRARKHLCLTGAANRRKFGEQMATQASRFLAEIDPETLDWVSNEESREQETADFFAELEKLKTGS; from the coding sequence ATGAAGCTCAATCCTGAACAGGAAAAAGCCGTCCGCCACGTAGACGGCCCGATTCTTATATTTGCCGGTGCCGGATCCGGAAAAACCCGCGTTATCTCCAATCGAATCGCGCATTTGATCGAGAATGCGGGAGTTTCCGCCGGAAAGATCGTTGCGCTCTCTTTTACCAATAAGAGCGCAAGAGAAATGGAAGAACGGGTTCGGAAGATGATTCCGAGACAGAAATTAAAAGGAATCGTTCTTTCCACTTTTCATTCCCTCGGCCTTAATATTCTCAAAAAACATATCGGCCTGATCGGATACAAACATCCCTTTCTTCTCCTGAATCAAAACGATCAGGAAGGGTTCGTAACTACATTATTGATTGCTAATAAAGTCGAACTTAAAAAAACGAAGGTTTCCGAAATTCTCGGGAAAATTTCCCGAATCAAAAACTCGGGTCCAAGTTACAGGGAATATCTGGATTCTTCGCTTGTGGAATCGGATCAAATCGCGAATCTCATCTTCGATAGTTATCAGACCTCGCTCAAAGAACAGAATTCCTTGGATTTCGACGATCTCATTCTTCTGCCTGGAGTTTTATTGAAGGAATTTCCGGAGGTCCGAGAAGAATATCATAAGAAGTTTCAATACTTCATGGTGGATGAGTTCCAGGATACGAACCAAACTCAGTATGTCTTTTTAAGGGCCCTCATGGGGGAGAATCGAAATCTCTGCGTAGTAGGGGACGATGATCAGTCCATTTATGCCTTCCGAGGATCCGATCTCAGTCTGATTCTCAATTTCGAACAGGATTTTCCGGAAAGCAACGTTGTGCGTCTTCTGGAGAATTATCGTTCAACACAAGTCATCATTCGCGGAGCGAATTCGCTTATCAAAAACAATCTTTCGAGAAGATCAAAGGAGCTTTTTTCCTCCATCCCGGGAGGTCGCAAGATCCGTTATATAGAAAGAATGGACGAAAAGGACGAGGCCGCCTATGTCGTCGATTGTATCCGAGAGGAGATCATCAAGGACGCAAGAGTCGGAAGCCAGATCGCGATTCTCTTTCGAACGAATTTTCAGACAAGACCTTTCGAGGAAGAACTTAGAAGCAGGTCGATTCCTTATAAACTCATCGGAGGATATAACTTCTTTGATCGTAAGGAAGTTCGGGATATGATTTCCTATATCCGCCTCATCGCAAACACAAGAGACGACGCATCTCTTCTCCGTGTTTTGAACTATCCGAAACGAGGCATCGGACCCGGAAGTATCTCTCTGATTCACGAAAAAGCGGGACATATGAAAGAATCCTTATATGAGATTCTTTTTCGAGTCTGCGAGTCCCCCGATTTTATTCCCGGATTACAAAAAAAAATCCAATCTGAAATTTATAATTTCGTAAATCTTATCGAACGAACCAAAAAGAAATTCGCTACGATGCCGAAGATGTATCTCGCCTTTCGTGAATTCATCCAGGAGGTCGGAATCGAAAAAGAAATTCTTCTCGAAGAGAAGGATGAGAAGATCGCGAAAGCCCGAACCTTCAATCTTTCCGAACTCGTAAACATGATGTCCTATTTTGAGGAGAATCACGATTCTCCCGAGAAGCCGACCCTTTTTGATTTTATCAATCGTCTGAATCTCCTTATGGAAGACGAAACTCCCTCCGATGATGACAAGGAGGACAATCGTGTACAACTCCTCACAATTCATCAGTCAAAGGGGCTCGAATTCGATTCGGTTTATGTCCCAGGACTGGAAGAGGGAATTCTTCCTAACTCTCGAGTGCTAACGGAAGAATCGTCCGTAGACGAGGAAAGACGCCTTCTCTACGTGGCTATGACCCGCGCGAGGAAGCATTTATGCTTGACAGGGGCCGCAAATCGGCGCAAGTTTGGGGAGCAAATGGCTACCCAGGCCTCCCGATTCTTGGCGGAAATCGATCCGGAGACTTTGGACTGGGTTTCCAACGAAGAATCCAGAGAGCAAGAAACGGCAGACTTCTTC
- a CDS encoding NUDIX hydrolase: protein MKPFHAESYDPFSHLWSKANRKDLIQTPIFKLVSWHTTSPDQKVSKDFFHLESLDWVNVIALTPENKILLIDQYRHGIHRFSLEIPGGIAEKATLLESAQAELVEETGYVSKDWEYLGKVTGNPAILNNWCHTFVAKNVHKLHDQDLDDSEQIEIFETPLENIPNLISENILHHGMMVAALGMYFIKHPLKN, encoded by the coding sequence ATGAAACCCTTTCACGCCGAATCGTATGATCCCTTCTCCCATCTCTGGTCCAAAGCAAATCGAAAAGATTTGATTCAGACTCCGATTTTCAAACTTGTTTCCTGGCACACAACCTCTCCCGATCAAAAGGTTTCAAAAGACTTCTTTCATCTGGAATCTCTCGATTGGGTGAACGTAATCGCGCTTACACCGGAAAACAAGATTCTTCTCATCGATCAATATCGACACGGAATCCATCGTTTCAGTTTGGAAATCCCCGGAGGAATCGCGGAAAAGGCGACACTCTTGGAATCCGCCCAAGCAGAACTCGTGGAAGAAACGGGTTACGTCTCGAAAGATTGGGAATACCTCGGTAAGGTAACGGGCAATCCGGCGATCTTAAACAATTGGTGTCATACTTTCGTCGCGAAAAACGTTCATAAACTTCACGACCAAGACCTGGACGATAGCGAACAAATCGAAATCTTTGAAACACCGCTTGAGAATATTCCGAATCTCATTTCTGAAAATATCCTTCATCACGGGATGATGGTCGCCGCCTTGGGCATGTATTTTATCAAACATCCACTTAAGAACTAA
- a CDS encoding MFS transporter translates to MTQTLKKHDPFQALKVADYRSFLLGKFMVTLSISIQTTVVGWQMYHLTGSNLHVGFIGLTEAIPSITMALFSGLIIDSFPRKRIVSSALGLLSICSLLLLILVVPNMEWILRDFGVYPIYGVIFLSGIARGFLNPATAAFQTQLVDKETFPNAATWSGIAWQTSLVLGPLTGGMLIVLGLYIAYSVDLLLMSSGFLMMLLVKSKPVPEKPEIGETIWESLSSGWKFVSSHQIILGAISLDLFAVLFGGAVALLPSFTEKILGQSPEIFGMLRSAQGVGAVLCAFFIAARPPKKNSGWILLSCVFGFGICIVLFGFSTDWRIAFLCLMAAGAFDMVSVVIRHTIVQMHTPDHMRGRVSAVNHIFIGSSNEIGEFESGVTAEWLGIRRSIVAGGALTLLTVGFVGAIAPRLRKMELKDIM, encoded by the coding sequence ATGACACAAACCCTAAAAAAACACGATCCCTTTCAAGCTCTCAAAGTCGCCGACTACCGTTCCTTTCTCCTCGGTAAGTTTATGGTGACACTTTCTATCAGCATCCAAACGACCGTCGTCGGCTGGCAGATGTACCACCTCACGGGAAGTAATCTCCACGTAGGCTTTATCGGCCTTACCGAAGCGATTCCTTCGATCACGATGGCTTTGTTTTCCGGTCTTATCATCGATTCCTTTCCGAGAAAAAGAATCGTTTCTTCCGCTCTGGGACTTCTTTCCATCTGTTCCCTTCTTCTTCTTATATTAGTAGTTCCTAATATGGAATGGATCTTACGGGACTTTGGAGTTTATCCGATCTATGGAGTGATCTTTCTTTCGGGAATCGCAAGGGGATTTCTCAATCCAGCGACCGCGGCTTTTCAAACACAACTCGTGGATAAAGAAACCTTTCCAAACGCCGCGACTTGGAGTGGAATCGCTTGGCAGACCTCTCTTGTTCTCGGTCCTCTTACCGGCGGGATGTTGATCGTCCTCGGCCTTTACATCGCCTATTCGGTTGATCTTCTCCTTATGAGTTCCGGTTTCTTGATGATGCTTCTTGTAAAAAGCAAACCGGTCCCCGAAAAACCTGAAATCGGAGAAACGATTTGGGAGAGCCTTAGCTCCGGTTGGAAATTTGTTTCCAGTCATCAGATCATTCTCGGTGCGATTTCTCTGGATCTTTTTGCCGTTCTCTTTGGAGGCGCAGTCGCCCTTCTTCCATCGTTTACCGAAAAAATCTTAGGTCAAAGTCCGGAGATCTTCGGAATGCTCCGCTCCGCACAAGGAGTCGGCGCTGTCTTGTGCGCCTTCTTCATCGCGGCAAGACCGCCGAAAAAAAATTCCGGCTGGATTCTTCTTTCCTGTGTTTTTGGTTTCGGAATTTGTATCGTTCTTTTCGGTTTTTCTACGGATTGGAGAATTGCGTTTCTTTGTCTCATGGCCGCCGGCGCCTTTGACATGGTAAGCGTCGTGATCCGCCATACCATCGTGCAGATGCACACCCCGGACCATATGAGAGGAAGAGTATCTGCCGTGAACCATATCTTCATCGGCTCCTCTAACGAGATAGGAGAATTCGAATCCGGCGTGACCGCGGAATGGCTGGGAATCCGCAGATCCATCGTCGCGGGCGGCGCGCTCACTCTTCTCACGGTCGGTTTTGTAGGAGCGATAGCTCCTCGACTTCGGAAGATGGAACTCAAGGATATCATGTAA